In Pyrus communis chromosome 8, drPyrComm1.1, whole genome shotgun sequence, one genomic interval encodes:
- the LOC137743551 gene encoding protein MET1, chloroplastic-like, with amino-acid sequence MSLASTSHLSLCSSPPLPPTSALTKQQNKYHPLMFSPTKNFSGLSTSSCFINTHLVRLSVFVVKASETESKPAESGSEGGGEEKGKPEAYEEYEVELVQPYGLKFSKGRDGGTYIDAIAPGGFADKTGKFTVGDKVVATSAVFGDEIWPAAEYGRTMYTIRQRIGPLLMRMQKRYGNLDTSGELTEKEIIRAERNSGVISGRLRDIQMQNYLRKKEQKAQRESDLRQGLQLYKGGKYEEALEKFESVLGSKPELDEASVASYNVACCYSKLNQIQAGISALEDALKAGFEDFKRIRTDPDLENVRKAEAFDPLLKRFDESFINENAINAIKSIFGIFDKK; translated from the exons ATGTCTTTGGCTTCAACAAGTCACCTGTCTCTCTGTTCTTCACCGCCTTTGCCACCAACAAGTGCTTTGACCAAGCAGCAGAACAAGTACCACCCACTTATGTTTTCTCCGACCAAGAATTTCTCTGGTCTGAGCACTTCAAGCTGTTTTATCAACACCCATTTGGTAAGACTGTCTGTTTTCGTCGTAAAAGCATCGGAAACTGAGTCGAAACCAGCAGAGAGTGGAAgtgaaggaggaggagaggaaAAAGGAAAACCAGAAGCATATGAAGAGTATGAGGTGGAACTGGTGCAGCCTTACGGGCTGAAATTCTCCAAGGGCCGAGACGGCGGAACTTACATTGATGCCATTGCGCCCGGTGGATTTGCTGACAAAACTGGCAAGTTCACCGTTGGCGATAAAGTTGTTGCCACAAG TGCAGTTTTTGGGGATGAAATATGGCCTGCTGCCGAGTATGGGAGGACAATGTACACCATTCGCCAGAGGATCGGTCCACTTCTCATGCGAATGCAGAAGAGATACG GCAATTTAGATACTTCAGGTGAATTAACAGAAAAGGAGATTATCAGAGCTGAGAGGAATTCTGGTGTAATTAGCGGAAGATTGAGGGATATCCAA ATGCAAAACTACCTGAGGAAAAAGGAACAAAAGGCGCAGAGAGAAAGTGACCTTCGACAAGGCCTCCAGCTTTATAA GGGCGGGAAATATGAGGAAGCATTGGAGAAATTTGAATCTGTGCTAGGATCAAAACCTGAGTTAGATGAAGCTTCAGTGGCAAGTTACAATGTTGCTTGTTGTTATTCTAAGCTTAATCAG ATACAAGCTGGGATCTCTGCACTTGAGGATGCCCTGAAAGCTGGATTTGAAGACTTCAAG AGAATTCGGACTGATCCTGACCTGGAGAATGTAAGAAAAGCTGAGGCTTTTGATCCTCTATTGAAAAGATTTGACGAATCATTCATCAACGAAAATGCCATCAACGCCATAAAATCTATATTTGGCATTTTCGACAAGAAATAG
- the LOC137742634 gene encoding uncharacterized protein: protein MVFNCLMVESVAHLSAETWQYLTCLPERLSSHQLLDLIFCLPLQQLGRLAFCLWTFLCVPPLDSYYSYSYSDSDDSSTTVDYDDYYYDPHSD from the coding sequence ATGGTGTTCAACTGCCTGATGGTGGAGTCGGTGGCGCACCTGTCGGCCGAGACGTGGCAGTACTTGACATGCTTACCGGAGCGCTTGAGCAGCCACCAGCTGTTGGATCTCATCTTCTGCCTCCCTCTGCAGCAGTTGGGTCGCCTGGCTTTCTGCCTCTGGACCTTCCTCTGCGTCCCTCCGCTGGACTCCTACTACTCCTACTCTTACTCCGACTCCGATGACTCATCCACCACCGTCGATTACGATGACTATTACTACGATCCCCACTCTGATTGA
- the LOC137742607 gene encoding lysine--tRNA ligase, chloroplastic/mitochondrial-like — translation MDAVKLWSLSSQPLKHLFRVASTTTTTTLRRPFSHSSSYSRVVLRCCSSTSTTTTTPANAARAGGRDRRASTSSSTSDKDAVRAIRLKKVEELRGKGLEPYAYGWERTHSANQLQDIYKDLADGEEAKGEKDAVSIAGRIVARRAFGKLAFLTLRDDSGTIQLYCEKERLADEQFDQLKALVDIGDIVGASGSIKRTEKGELSIYVNSFAILTKSLLPLPDKYHGLTDVDKRYRQRYVDMIANPEVADVFRKRAKIISEIRKAVESGGFVEVETPVLQGAAGGAEARPFVTHHNSLGRDLYLRIATELHLKRMLVGGFEKVYEIGRIFRNEGISTRHNPEFTTIEMYEAYSDYESMMNMAEEIVTRCALAVHGTLTVDYQGAEIHLERPWRRETMHNLVKESTGIDFGELGNDLKVAKEVTLKTLGVDLDHKDKVSIEACTSTGHLLNEVFEIVVESKLLQPTFVLDYPIEISPLAKPHRRNAGLTERFELFICGRELANAFSELTDPMDQRGRLEEQVRQHNEKKAAGNSKTDGADDKGKEKDDSYEVTVDDDFITALEYGMPPASGMGLGIDRLVMLLTNSASIRDVIAFPVLKVHQ, via the exons ATGGATGCGGTGAAGCTATGGAGCCTATCCTCGCAGCCACTGAAGCACCTCTTCCGCGTTgcttccaccaccaccaccaccactctcAGACGACCATTTTCTCATTCTTCTTCGTATTCTAGAGTTGTCCTCCGTTGTTGCTCttccacctccaccaccaccaccactccgGCCAACGCCGCCAGAGCTGGCGGCCGCGACCGGCGCGCATCGACATCTTCCTCCACCTCCGATAAAGACGCTGTTCGAGCCATTCGTTTGAAGAAG GTAGAAGAACTGAGGGGTAAAGGTTTGGAGCCATATGCTTATGGGTGGGAAAGGACTCACTCTGCTAATCAGCTGCAAGATATATACAAGGATTTAGCGGACGGTGAAGAGGCAAAAGGCGAGAAGGATGCTGTGTCCATTGCAGGAAGAATCGTGGCTCGCAGAGCGTTTGGAAAGCTTGCATTTTTGACACTGAGGGACGATTCCGGCACAATTCAG CTTTATTGTGAAAAGGAACGGCTTGCAGACGAACAATTTGATCAGCTAAAGGCACTTGTTGATATTGGTGATATAGTTGGTGCTAGTGGATCCATCAAACGGACAGAGAAAG GGGAGCTTTCGATTTATGTGAATTCTTTTGCAATTCTTACAAAATCTCTACTCCCGCTGCCAGACAAGTATCATGGTCTAACAGATGTGGACAAGCGCTACCGTCAACG GTATGTAGATATGATTGCTAATCCTGAGGTAGCTGATGTATTCCGGAAAAGAGCAAAG ATTATATCGGAGATACGAAAGGCAGTGGAGTCTGGTGGTTTCGTTGAGGTTGAAACTCCAGTTCTGCAG GGAGCAGCTGGTGGAGCGGAAGCTAGGCCATTTGTAACACACCATAATTCACTTGGAAGGGACCTGTATTTGAGAATAGCAACTGAGCTCCACTTAAAGAGAATGCTG GTTGGTGGGTTTGAAAAAGTGTATGAGATAGGTCGAATATTCAGGAATGAAGGCATTTCAACTCGTCATAATCCTGAATTTACCACAATAGag ATGTATGAGGCATATTCAGACTATGAAAGCATGATGAACATGGCGGAGGAAATTGTTACACGATGTGCGCTTGCAGTTCATGGGACTCTCACTGTTGATTATCAG GGGGCTGAGATACATCTTGAGCGTCCTTGGAGGAGGGAAACCATGCACAATCTTGTAAAAGAATCCACTGGGATTGATTTTGGTGAGTTGGGCAATGATCTTAAAGTGGCTAAAGAAGTTACTTTGAAAACACTTGGAGTTGACCTTGATCACAAAGACAAAGTTTCTATTGAAGCATGCACATCTACGGGCCACCTTCTTAATGAG GTTTTTGAGATTGTTGTAGAATCAAAGCTTTTGCAACCCACATTTGTTTTAGACTATCCTATTGAGATATCTCCTCTGGCCAAGCCACACCGAAG AAATGCAGGGTTGACTGAGAGATTTGAGCTTTTCATCTGTGGTCGTGAGCTTGCTAATGCTTTCTCTGAACTGACTGATCCTATGGATCAG AGAGGACGGTTGGAAGAGCAAGTGAGGCAGCACAATGAGAAGAAAGCGGCAGGTAATTCCAAAACAGATGGTGCAGATGAtaaaggaaaggaaaaggatGACTCGTATGAGGTGACTGTTGATGATGATTTCATTACAGCTTTGGAATACGGGATGCCTCCAGCTTCAGGAATG GGACTTGGAATTGACAGGCTAGTCATGCTTTTAACAAACTCGGCGAGCATTAGAGATGTAATTGCTTTCCCGGTTCTTAAAGTTCATCAATAA